A window of Haliscomenobacter hydrossis DSM 1100 contains these coding sequences:
- a CDS encoding ABC-F family ATP-binding cassette domain-containing protein — MLILQNLSYIHPNKDVLFDKLNVTFNRQQKIALIGNNGIGKSTLLKIMAGTLAPATGLVKTEHTPYYIPQLFGQFNDYSIAQALCIEDKLNALKAIENGEVSEANLNALDDDWTIEERCQEALTHWNLEDLDLTQSMGNLSGGQKTKVFLAGISIHQPEIILLDEPSNHLDTQGRRILYDFIQTTNSTLVVVSHDRKLLNLLDAVYELSKRGITVYGGNYDFYAEQKRIESAALDQDIQSKEKALRKAKEVARETLERQQKLDARGRKKQEKAGMPTIVMKTLKNNAEKSSARIKDIHAEKTGGITQELTELRKALPDIDKMKFGFDASALHKGKILIDAKNINFGYGQKMLWAEPLNVLLASGERVAIRGLNGSGKTTLIKIILGEIEPLVGSIQRAATKAVYIDQDYSLIDNRLSVYEQAQKFNTSALQEHDIKIRLSRFLFGKDDWDKSGSALSGGEKMRLMLCCLTIGNQAPDLIILDEPTNNLDIQNIEILTAAINDYQGTLLVISHDAYFLEQVGVVQGIDLR, encoded by the coding sequence ATGTTGATTCTGCAAAACCTCTCCTATATCCATCCCAATAAGGATGTATTGTTCGATAAACTCAATGTCACCTTCAACCGGCAACAAAAAATTGCCCTGATTGGCAACAACGGCATTGGGAAATCTACCCTGCTCAAAATCATGGCTGGAACCTTGGCTCCAGCCACGGGCCTGGTAAAAACCGAACACACGCCCTATTACATCCCGCAACTTTTCGGCCAATTCAACGACTACAGCATTGCCCAGGCCTTGTGTATTGAAGACAAACTGAATGCCTTGAAAGCCATCGAGAACGGCGAGGTCAGCGAGGCAAACCTCAATGCCCTGGACGACGACTGGACGATTGAAGAGCGCTGTCAGGAAGCCCTCACCCACTGGAACTTGGAAGACCTGGATTTGACCCAAAGCATGGGCAATTTGAGCGGCGGGCAAAAAACCAAGGTTTTTCTCGCGGGCATTTCCATTCATCAACCCGAAATCATTTTGCTGGATGAGCCCAGCAATCACCTGGACACCCAGGGTCGGCGAATCTTGTACGATTTCATCCAAACGACCAACAGCACTTTGGTGGTGGTCAGCCACGACCGAAAATTGTTGAACCTGCTGGACGCGGTATACGAATTGAGTAAACGGGGCATCACGGTTTATGGCGGCAATTACGACTTTTATGCCGAGCAAAAAAGGATTGAAAGTGCTGCGCTCGACCAGGACATCCAAAGCAAGGAAAAAGCCTTGCGCAAAGCCAAAGAAGTAGCGCGGGAAACGCTGGAACGTCAGCAAAAACTCGACGCCCGGGGCCGGAAAAAGCAGGAAAAGGCAGGGATGCCCACCATCGTGATGAAAACCTTGAAAAACAATGCTGAAAAAAGCTCCGCTCGCATCAAAGACATCCATGCTGAAAAAACGGGGGGCATCACCCAGGAACTGACGGAACTGCGTAAAGCCTTGCCGGATATTGACAAAATGAAGTTTGGCTTTGACGCTTCGGCCTTGCACAAAGGGAAAATCCTGATCGACGCCAAAAACATCAACTTTGGCTATGGACAAAAAATGCTCTGGGCAGAACCCCTGAATGTCCTTCTGGCCAGCGGCGAACGGGTCGCCATCCGCGGACTCAACGGCTCGGGCAAAACGACTTTGATCAAAATCATTTTGGGTGAAATAGAACCACTCGTCGGCAGCATTCAACGGGCAGCTACCAAAGCGGTGTACATCGATCAGGATTATTCCCTGATTGACAATCGACTCAGCGTGTATGAACAAGCCCAAAAATTCAACACCAGCGCCTTGCAGGAGCATGACATTAAAATTCGCCTGAGTCGTTTTTTGTTTGGCAAAGACGATTGGGACAAATCCGGGTCGGCCTTGAGCGGTGGTGAAAAAATGCGCCTGATGCTCTGTTGCCTCACCATCGGCAACCAGGCCCCCGACCTCATCATCCTCGACGAACCGACCAACAACCTGGACATTCAGAACATCGAAATCCTC